A part of Vulpes vulpes isolate BD-2025 chromosome 15, VulVul3, whole genome shotgun sequence genomic DNA contains:
- the ITPRIP gene encoding inositol 1,4,5-trisphosphate receptor-interacting protein, with translation MALGLFRVCLVVVTAIINHPLLFPRENATVPENEEEIIRKMQAHQEKLQLEQLRLEEEVARLAAEKEALEHMAEEGQQQNENRTAWDLWSTLCMILFLVIEVWRQDHQDGPSPECLGGDEDELPGLEGTPLRGLTLPNKATLHHFYEHCIRGATADAARTREFVEGFVDDLLEALRSLCNPDTDMELEDFIGVDSMYENWQVDRPLLCDLFVPFMPPEPYHFRPELCCSRRSVPLGRQGYGQIKVVRADEGALGCICGKTTLGDDMLCLLHGRNGAARPGGELESLLCAGDAPYLDTMRVMKWFQRALTRAWHRIAHKYEFDLAFGQLDRPGSLKIRFRSGKFMPFNLIPVIQCDDSDLYFVSHLPREPSGEAPASSTDWLLSFAVYERHFLRVTSKALPEGACHLSCLQIASFLLSKQSRLTGPSGLGNYHLKTALLHLLLRRRPADWRAGQLDARLRELLRFLEKSLLEKTLLHFFIGNHKVPDGMGLPEAVRRAEPLNLFRPFVLQRSLYRKTVDSFYEMLKNAPVLVSEYSLHVPSDHAGLPHKAAVL, from the coding sequence ATGGCTCTGGGGCTCTTCCGGGTGTGTCTGGTGGTGGTGACAGCCATCATCAACCACCCACTGCTGTTCCCCCGGGAGAATGCCACAGTGCCCGAGAACGAGGAGGAGATCATCCGCAAGATGCAGGCGCACCAGGAGAAGCTGCAGCTGGAGCAGCTCcgcctggaggaggaggtggcccGGCTGGCAGCTGAGAAGGAGGCCCTGGAGCACATGGCAGAGGAAGGGCAGCAGCAGAATGAGAATCGCACAGCCTGGGACCTGTGGAGCACCCTCTGCATGATCCTCTTCCTGGTGATCGAGGTGTGGCGGCAGGACCACCAGGACGGGCCTTCCCCGGAGTGCCTGGGCGGGGACGAGGACGAGCTGCCCGGCCTGGAGGGCACCCCGCTCCGGGGCCTCACCCTGCCCAACAAGGCCACCCTCCACCACTTTTATGAGCATTGCATCCGGGGCGCCACGGCCGACGCGGCCCGCACCCGGGAGTTTGTGGAAGGCTTCGTGGATGACTTGCTGGAAGCCCTGAGGAGCCTCTGCAACCCGGACACGGACATGGAGCTGGAGGACTTCATCGGCGTGGACAGCATGTACGAGAACTGGCAGGTGGACAGGCCGCTGCTGTGCGACCTCTTTGTGCCCTTCATGCCCCCCGAGCCCTACCACTTCCGCCCGGAGCTCTGCTGCTCCCGCCGCTCGGTGCCCTTGGGCCGCCAGGGCTATGGCCAGATCAAGGTGGTCAGGGCCGATGAGGGTGCGCTGGGCTGCATCTGCGGCAAGACCACGCTCGGGGACGACATGCTGTGTCTCCTCCACGGCAGGAACGGCGCGGCGCGGCCCGGCGGCGAGCTGGAGAGCCTGCTGTGCGCCGGAGACGCCCCGTACCTGGACACGATGCGGGTCATGAAGTGGTTCCAGAGGGCCCTCACCCGGGCCTGGCACCGCATCGCCCACAAGTACGAGTTCGACCTGGCCTTCGGTCAGCTGGACCGCCCCGGCTCCCTCAAGATCAGGTTCCGCTCGGGGAAGTTTATGCCCTTCAACCTGATTCCTGTGATCCAGTGTGACGACTCGGACCTGTACTTCGTCTCCCACCTTCCCAGGGAGCCCTCGGGGGAGGCCCCGGCGTCCAGCACTGACTGGCTCCTGTCCTTCGCGGTCTACGAGCGGCACTTCCTCAGGGTGACCTCGAAGGCCCTGCCCGAGGGCGCCTGCCACCTCAGCTGCCTGCAGATcgcctccttcctgctctccaaGCAGAGCCGCCTGACCGGCCCCAGCGGGCTCGGCAACTACCACCTGAAGACGgccctgctgcacctgctgctccGCCGCCGGCCGGCCGACTGGAGGGCCGGGCAGCTGGACGCTCGCCTGCGGGAGCTGCTCCGCTTCCTGGAGAAGAGCCTGCTGGAGAAGACGCTCCTTCACTTTTTCATTGGCAACCACAAGGTGCCCGACGGCATGGGACTCCCGGAGGCCGTTCGCCGGGCCGAGCCTCTCAACCTCTTCAGGCCCTTCGTCCTGCAGCGAAGTCTCTACCGCAAGACGGTGGACTCCTTCTATGAGATGCTGAAGAACGCGCCGGTGCTCGTCAGCGAGTACTCCCTGCACGTCCCCTCAGACCACGCCGGCCTGCCCCACAAAGCTGCGGTCTTGTAG